GGTTAAACTAAATTCAATAACGCATCTGCGGttgtttttgcaacaaaaaatCCTGGTGAATTTCTGCGTTTTCAAATAGATCACTGCACCAAGTTTCAGcttaaaaactttcaaaaaaaaagtttcagcTTAAAAATCATGCCAGTTTCCATCAGCAAGGTCACTGCTGCAATGTGCTACTACTAGACAGCCAAGCTCGCTCGCGCGGGCTTCTCCTAGGCACGCAGGCTTGAATGCCGCCGCCATGGATGGCGCCAaaccccgccgccgtcctccacgCGGCGCTCCTCAGAGCTTCCTCCTCCGCTTCCTGCCTGCCCCCCAGCATCACCTTCAACTTCCTCCTCGCGGCCTCCGCGTCCTCCCCGCTCCCGCGCCTCCGCGCCCTCGTCCTCCTGGCAGTCGCactcgcccacgccgccggccgcgtgcCGCTCGACTCCTACGCACTCTGCCCCGTGCTCCACGctgccccctccgccgccgagatGCTCCACGCGCTCGCGGCCAAGTCCGGCTGGCTGGGCAGCGTGTTCGTGTCCTGCGCGCTCGCCGCGTCCCACGGCGGGTCCGGCAGGTTCCTGGACGCCCGCAGGCTGTTCGAAGAAAGTCCCGCCAAGAACGGCGTCTTCGGGAACGCCGTCCTCGCTGCTTATGTGGGCGCGGCGGAGTGGACGCAGGCGCTGGGGTTCTCGAGGAGGTTCTTGGAGCTGCAGCTTCATATTAACGGGTACACGATGACGGCCGTCGTACGGGCATGCGGTGAGGTGGCAAATGCTGATCTTGGCGTCCAGGCGCACGGGCATGCGATCAGGAAGTTGGGAGGCGTAGAGGCGGATGTGTTCTTGGTCAGTGCGATTGTGGACATGTACTCCAAGTGTGGGCTTGTCCACCAAGCTGAGCGGGTGTTCGGCCTGGCAGAGCAAGAGAATGGTGGCAGAGGTGATGTTGTGCTGTGGACGGCTATGTTAAATGCATATGGGCGGCACGGACAATGCAAGGAGGTTATCCGGATGTATGACCTGATGGTGGCTTCTGGTATCTATCCTGATGAACTGGCAATGCTAGCGGTGCTCTCAGCATGCCAGCATGCCGGGGAGGTGGCCATGGGGCTCAAGTACTTTGAGTCCATGCATGAAGATTACGGGTTGGTGCCCACACCAGAGCACTATGGTTGTGTGGTCAACATGCTGTGTCGGGCAGGGGAAGTGGCCAAGGCATGGGAAATTGCCACCAAGAATGGCTGTGCTAGTGCAATCGGCGTGTCTACATGGGGTGCACTGCTCAGTGCTTCCCAAGAATGCGGAAATGTTGAGATTGGGAAAATGGCagctcagaaggcaatcgaatTGGAGCCTGCCAATGTGGGCATTTATATTGAACTGTCAAATTTGTATGCAAGGGCTTGTTTGTGGGAGGAGATTGACCAGCTGCGGGAGGTGTTGAAGGAGAAAGGGTTGGAAAAGGATGTTGGATTTACTTGGGTTGAGCATGGTTCCTGAAagaactttgaaaatgctttGTGTTGCCATATGATCCAACCATTATGATTGGAGCAGAGGGAGGCAATTCATGTTAGcgataacctgggacaacaTCCCACAGAACCGACTGTTTCCGGAACAAGATTGGAAGTGTGTTCTTTCTTTGCTGTCAAACTTAAGATAGTATGGAGGAATAGGTGAGATCAACAGCggccactttttttttttggatgccTGTGGTAACTTGAGATGTATCCCTGTGTGACAATGCGCTTATAGTTGTAACAGATTGTTACTTACCATGATTTCGTGTATATACGATACCATCGTTATGCTGCAACAAGTAGACATATGCAATGCATTTTGACACATTGCCATGAATTTTCTGACTGCAGTATGATGCTCTGGTCTGATAGTTGTATATTTGTATTGAAGTGAACGTACGGTTAGCATGGTTGTTGCTATGTGAGACTTGTCCCAAATTCAAGCCTTTCATGTGCCAGCATTTTTTTATATCACTAGAAGTATCCAAAGGAACATTCTGCCATGCAGTCTTCTGCAAAACATGATGCCTCGTGGTAACAGTTCTGAGATGAGCCAATTGGCATGGTTGCCGATATCTGATACTCCCTTTGGATTCAGTGTTCATGTGTCTGCAACATTCTTCTGCTGTGGACCTCAGTTATGCGTGTCTTCTTTACTTGATGAAAAGATGTAACTACACTGAAGGTACAAAACTCAGAATGTATTTACTTACTTTTATAACTCAGCCAGGGTATCAATGCTTTCTTAGATTTCTCCAGATTGTTATTTCTTCCTAATATTTGTGATCATACCTGCAACTTTTGTGTTTGAAGTGGCTCTTACAATCGAGATTAGGTGTACAACATAAAAACTGAGAATTGCTATGTCAAATAAAACTTTTTGGAAAAATTGCATTATAAATATGATGAGTTTACCTAGACAAAGCTAGTGCCAAAAAAGATCAGCCTGCTGGCCCGAATGATTAAGCAGAAATCAATGTTCCTTTTAAGAGAAATGAGGAGATACACAAGGAACTGAGTATCTGCTTTTTAATAAGGGGAACTTTTAAGGAGAAGGGAGGCTTGAATCCATGACCTTTAGAAGCTCTATCTCTTGCTCTACCCTAGGCTGCATGTGTTCCTGAAAGGGTTATTCTTTTTTGATAAATTTTATAATCCAAATTTTTGCAGTAGAAGAGTCTGAAGAGACCACCATAATTCTGGCATATATCTCAAACATAATTCTGGTGTATGTCAGAACTGAATTTACGTGAAACGCTGTGTTCACCTCCCAGTGCTATATTTAACAACTCATGCTGTATATTGGGTATGAAAATACTAATACCCGAAAGACATAAAAAACAGCAGTAGGTATCTCTCTTAGCAGCtaaagcatgattattcaattTGTCTTGCACAAGCAAGAATGCATATTCATGTGCCAAAAATCATGTCTGTTATGATCCTAAAGTGAGGTTTAGATTACTGTAAAAAGTACAGATAAAGGTAAAGAGTGCCATAACTTCTAGCTTTCTATCTATTTTACTCCTCACCACTCTCTTGACAGATAGAATCCATTTCTATTTGGAaacttcaaaattttacagaaatCAGTTATTCACCTTCCTAGATCTGAGGAGAGGCTCTTTCAGCGGGACCATATGCTGACTAATGCTCACTGGCGGAGCCAAGTGTGGGCCAAAGTGGGCCACGGCCCCCCCTTGCGATGCAAAAATTCCATTAGATGAATAGTAATTTTGACACTGTTTATTGGTTTAGCACCTCAATTACAAAGGCCGGCCCCCCCTAATTCTTTGATCTGGCTCCACCACTGCTAATGCTGGAAAATTGTGTCCATAACATCTCACTGTTAGTGGAAACCCAGAAAAGAAAAAGGCCAGGATGGCAAGCTTCCCTGAAATGATTCCTGCAGCTTCACAACCAGGCCAACTCTAACTTCACTTCCAGGGCAGAAATCAAATGGAGGGGCAGAAACAACCTTGGTATGATAACAATGAAGGAAAAGAATGCATTCCAAGCTTGTGTGCCTTTTGTTCTGCGGAACTATATAAACACTCAGACTCAGGCCCTCTTGCATCTTGTAAGCACACACGGACACTCTGGTTGCCCTTTTCTTGGACCAAAGATGGGTGCCTCCTTCAGTGCCTTCAACAAATTTGGTAATTTTCTCTCAAGCATTCTTTAGTTTTCATCACTTGAGGCAGAACCATGCGATATTTGTGAGAGTTGCTTTATTGAATGTTTAACAATGATCACAATGTGGTTTCGCTCTGTTTTTCCATCTCATTGTTGTGGGGAGTTGACAGTTTATGCTCTCCTTCCTCAGGACTCCCAGGGCTGAGCACGGCAACTACCAAGCAAGTTTATGAACGACatttcaagaacaagaagacaaGCAAGTTTGAGGACTTCCATATTGCTTATATCGAGTTCTGCAAGTGGGCGTCCTTCCTGTTCTGCGGTTCAATCTTGTGCCCTCACTTTATCTGTTTTTCAGTTCCCATCTCATCAAGATCTCCCCAATCACTCTGCAGGTATTTCAACACTGTAATGCCCGGTCAAGATTTCGACACTCCATCGCTCGAAAAGATTCAGGTAATTAATCCATAGGTCATGAGAGGAACATGTATAATTCTCATGTAACGTTTTCCAACATGGGTTATACAGCAGATTACATGGCATGTGCTGCAATGCAGGAGTTTTTTGAGAACGTCTGGTTGCCAGAGAATGACGACGAGACAAGGAAGGACTTGTttctcaagttcatgaaggagaATGTCAAGGAAGCGACGGTGGACGACAGCTTCTTCATCGTGGCAGGGGTCGCCGCACCCGTGGCGGCTGTCATCGGCAAGAGGGCCAGCGGGCACATCCCCTACGTCAAGAGCCTGAGGCTGGACATGGTCCCCAACGTCATCTTCGTGCCGGTGGTCACGCTCTTCGGCATCATGGGAGCCACCGCGTGGCAGATGAGCAGCAAGAGCGCTGCGAAGAAAGAGGAGGCCAAGGAAGACGAGAAGCGTGCGGCAGAGCAGCGCAAGGATCAAACCAAGGCGCCTTAGACTCTTGCCTTGTTTACCTCTGGTATATGCGTTGAAAAGCGATATGGATGACTCGATTACCTACTCGGTCAATAACCAAGAGTTTTATTTGGAACATTTTATGGTGCATAAATAATCTCCTCGGTACAAAGTGTAAACTTGGGcgtgaaaaatatatattttgggcgcgtttagttcccaaaaattttcacccaaaaattttcacctcccctttaaacacatgtatgaagcactaaatgtaattaaataacaaaactaattacacagtttggatgtacatgacgagacgaatcttttaagtctaattagtgcatgattagccataagtgctacagtaacccgcatgtgctaatgacgcggtcaaaagcctcaaaagattcgtctcgtggtttccaagtgagttctgaaattagttttttaattagtgtccgaaaagtccTCCCAACATCCGGTCAAAGTgctgatttgacatccaaaattttttggcgggggaactaaacgcgccctttaTTTCCTGCTGCTGTGAACACAATATTTTGATCAACATGCTTCTtgctaaagtttttttttttgagagcacGCTTCTTGCTAAAGTTGAAGCGTTATGGCTTCAAGCAATAGAACGCCGGATACCTTGCAGACTAGCAACGCCACCCAAAACCCGGTGCAGAGATCAATCAATGTCTTGGACAACACTACACTTCTCAAAATCCATCATTCCTGGCTGTGAAGACATATTGCAATCAGGTTTAGATGAGCACAAAGGGGGATGGTAAATCCACTACAGCCTCAAATTTCACATTCCAAGATAACTACTGGTCCTTGCAATCAGATGCGCTGTGAACTGACGCTACTTCCCCCTGGAGAGCAAGGTATAACAGATTGATCAATACATGCCAAAGGTTGCCAACTAACGGAACAAACTGGGAGAAGATTCAGTTTACTTTTCACTTACGTGTTCATCATTAGCGTGATATTGTCTCCTTTTAAGAGAATGCGGCCTGGAAAGAATTCAGGGCATAAATTATAGAGTATTCAACACAGGCGGAGGGCAAAGAATTATAGAAGAGTGTGACATTCCGTACCCAGAGATTTCCTGGTGCTTTTCTTGACGTTGATCTCCTCAGCATCATCCAATACCAAATTCATGTATTCATCAAATCCCTACAAACAGTAACTGGAGAATGAAATGCTAACACAAAATCTACATAATCTAGATGCTTGATACACCAACAGTACAAGAGAAGGGTACCTTAATATGCAATGTGACACAACATTACAGATACAATACTTACAGTTATGAGACAGATACGAACTACATCATGGGCTGGGTTGGACCCTCAGGCCTCAGCCTATTCCATTTTTTCTCTCTAAATGCTCAGTATGGATTTAACAGGCTTTTGATCCTAGGCTCAGGGCAAATTCCTGTCAGCTCTGGGCCAGGATCTGCCTGAGAGCCCAGATCCATTTTCTCAACTATAGGATGTGCTAGATCATGGGGCATTCTTTGGGTAAATACGGAGGATATTACAAAGTTCACATACATGGAAATTGAAATCGCAATAAAAAAAGGAACATAGCCAGAATCCCATTACAAGTTACCACAGTTTCAAACAGAAGATTCACGATTCAAGCAATAGTGAAATTAACCTCATTGGATGTGTGATCAATCACTCAACATTGAGATTTGAGAATCCTGTATAAAACAACAGGTTGGATGGCAGATGCAACACAGAAACAGCAGTAGCAAGCTACACCATCCATCTATCTTATGTATGGCAGTggtaacaactaacacccaattCCACAAACTCTCTCTTAAGCAGTACATATCATGCACCCGTCTCAACTACCCCCAAACAACAAGTCAGCAAACAGACAGACTAATAAGCCTGGAATCTTGGCAGCAACAGCAGTTTAAAAGAGATCAATATTGTTATCGACAAGCTCTGCCCTACCAGCCTGCTGGTGATAtcgacaacaacaacaacaacaacaacaacaacaacaacatagccttttttcccaagcaagttggggtaggctctAACAAAGGACAACAACACACAGCAATATTAAGTCTCTGGTTTACAGAACTAACCCATCTAAGATATTGTTCAGGCATTTAAGTCTGGAATCAAAGCTCACCCATGCCACAAAACTTGTCTCTAGTACCACATTACTAGAGATTCTTACACATAGTATTCAGTAACGCAGGATTTAAACTTCAGCAAAGAAGAGAGAACATTTTCCCCCAAATTGTGCTTAGGTGGTTAAGGGACTTACGATGATCCTGCCTTCAATCCGCAGGTCCTTCTGCTCGAAGAGCCAGATCTGGATGCGCGCCTTCTGCTCCAAGAAACACAGAACAAGTCGGGGACAAGAGATCAATACAGGGCCCGGCAGCGAGAGCACGAGAGAGGAAACCGAAGAGGGCGGGGGTGCGTACGCTCTGGAGGAAGCGGAAGATGAGGTTGATGGGCTGGGTCATAATCCGCTGCACCTTGGTCGACGCCATGGCGggcgcgctcctcctccttgcgCCGCGCGCTACTTGGTCCACACGAGATGGCGGGGAAAACCCTAGCGGAGGGGAGGCTCAGGCAGGACGGGGTTTGGAGGCCAAGCTCGTCGCGAGTCGAGACGGCAATGGAAGGGAAGAGTTCTTCGTTCAGTTTGCAGTTTAGTCCCCCGGATTTGAACTTTTGAGTTCACTAGTCCTTAACATAATAGCATTGTTTTCAAGGAAAACTACGGGCAAGGAGCCAAACTGAACTTTGTATTAATGCGATATTGTTGCATACAAGATTTGTGAAGCTGATATTGTTGCATTCAAGATTTGTAaagcgagggggggggggggggtagactAGGTTAAACGACATAATAACTTTGTTATCATCGAAAAATTAATTTGTTGTCAGAAACAAAGGTGCGAAGCACACTACCAAA
This window of the Panicum virgatum strain AP13 chromosome 1K, P.virgatum_v5, whole genome shotgun sequence genome carries:
- the LOC120708640 gene encoding uncharacterized protein LOC120708640, with the protein product MITMKEKNAFQACVPFVLRNYINTQTQALLHLVSTHGHSGCPFLGPKMGASFSAFNKFGLPGLSTATTKQVYERHFKNKKTSKFEDFHIAYIEFCKYFNTVMPGQDFDTPSLEKIQEFFENVWLPENDDETRKDLFLKFMKENVKEATVDDSFFIVAGVAAPVAAVIGKRASGHIPYVKSLRLDMVPNVIFVPVVTLFGIMGATAWQMSSKSAAKKEEAKEDEKRAAEQRKDQTKAP
- the LOC120708722 gene encoding small nuclear ribonucleoprotein E-like, giving the protein MASTKVQRIMTQPINLIFRFLQSKARIQIWLFEQKDLRIEGRIIGFDEYMNLVLDDAEEINVKKSTRKSLGRILLKGDNITLMMNTGK
- the LOC120647766 gene encoding putative pentatricopeptide repeat-containing protein At1g56570, giving the protein MAPNPAAVLHAALLRASSSASCLPPSITFNFLLAASASSPLPRLRALVLLAVALAHAAGRVPLDSYALCPVLHAAPSAAEMLHALAAKSGWLGSVFVSCALAASHGGSGRFLDARRLFEESPAKNGVFGNAVLAAYVGAAEWTQALGFSRRFLELQLHINGYTMTAVVRACGEVANADLGVQAHGHAIRKLGGVEADVFLVSAIVDMYSKCGLVHQAERVFGLAEQENGGRGDVVLWTAMLNAYGRHGQCKEVIRMYDLMVASGIYPDELAMLAVLSACQHAGEVAMGLKYFESMHEDYGLVPTPEHYGCVVNMLCRAGEVAKAWEIATKNGCASAIGVSTWGALLSASQECGNVEIGKMAAQKAIELEPANVGIYIELSNLYARACLWEEIDQLREVLKEKGLEKDVGFTWVEHGS